Proteins from one Capricornis sumatraensis isolate serow.1 chromosome 2, serow.2, whole genome shotgun sequence genomic window:
- the LOC138073880 gene encoding pre-mRNA-splicing regulator WTAP-like: MTNEEPLPKKVRLSETDFKVMARDELILRWKQYEAYVQALEGKYTDLNSNDVTGLRESEEKLKQQQQESARRENILVMRLATKEQEMQECTTQIQYLKQVQQPSVAQLRSTMVDPAINLLFLKMKSELEQTKDKLEQAQNELSAWKFTPDRGLMASDYSEEVATSEKFPF, encoded by the exons ATGACCAACGAAGAACCTCTTCCCAAAAAGGTTCGACTGAGTGAAACAGACTTCAAAGTTATGGCACGAGATGAATTAATTCTAAGGTGGAAACAGTATGAAGCATATGTGCAAGCTTTGGAGGGCAAGTACACAGATCTCAACTCTAATGATGTAACTGGCTTAAGGGAatctgaagaaaaactaaagcagcagcagcaagaatctGCACGCAGGGAAAACATTCTTGTAATGCGACTAGCAACCAAGGAGCAAGAAATGCAAGAGTGTACTACTCAGATCCAGTACCTCAAGCAAGTCCAGCAGCCTAGCGTTGCACAACTGAGATCAACAATGGTGGACCCAGCGATCAACTTGTTATtcctaaaaatgaaaagtgaactgGAACAGACTAAAGACAAACTGGAACAAGCCCAAAATGAACTGAGTGCCTGGAAGTTTACGCCTGATAG AGGCCTGATGGCGTCGGACTATTCCGAAGAAGTGGCCACCTCCGAAAAATTCCCCTTCTAG